A genomic stretch from Deltaproteobacteria bacterium includes:
- a CDS encoding DUF4010 domain-containing protein, with protein MTADPYGILIELGYAAGIGALIGIERAHSERSAVLHQTSGGNAVDGDANGTADAGEGGGPRAGEGDGGRAGREAVDTPSGQAHAAAAAGAPNPDAAGAVGLGVRAAGDAPVAEVLGARTFSLLAVLGWLAGYASGQFPWVVAAGLVAVAAMMAVRHLREVGQGVTTEVAGVLAYLLGAAVRFDRSTAVAVGLLTTLLLISKPWIHGLMPRVRRVDLTSTLQVLILLAVVIPLLPDLAVDPWGAVVPREIGWFVLLIGGISYVGYFFTRILGERRGAGIMGVVGGLSSSTALTTAMSQQARANPAAIPAGQLATFVANTMMFGRVLAVAAVIAPELARELAPSMVAMGVVTLTGAAWSWRVLGNRTLGSEQTAALAKLKNPFALLPALQWGAIIAVILIAATVAHQALGDRGLFVAAAVAGVADVDAITLAASRHVTAASISSDSAATAVTIAVVANTIFKGSVALAIGRRAFGDRIAAVFAIAIVVGLGIAVAL; from the coding sequence GTGACTGCGGACCCATACGGGATCCTGATCGAACTCGGCTATGCGGCGGGCATTGGCGCCCTCATCGGCATCGAGCGCGCGCACAGCGAGCGCTCTGCCGTCCTGCACCAGACCTCCGGCGGGAACGCCGTCGACGGCGATGCCAACGGCACGGCGGATGCCGGTGAAGGCGGCGGCCCGCGGGCCGGCGAAGGCGACGGCGGCCGGGCGGGCCGCGAGGCCGTGGACACTCCCTCCGGACAGGCGCATGCCGCGGCGGCGGCCGGCGCGCCGAACCCGGACGCCGCGGGCGCGGTCGGACTCGGGGTTCGGGCGGCCGGCGACGCACCCGTGGCCGAGGTTCTCGGCGCGCGCACGTTTTCCCTGCTCGCGGTGCTCGGATGGCTCGCCGGATATGCGTCCGGGCAGTTTCCCTGGGTCGTCGCCGCCGGTCTCGTCGCCGTCGCCGCGATGATGGCGGTGCGCCACTTGCGCGAGGTCGGCCAGGGCGTGACCACGGAAGTGGCCGGCGTGCTCGCGTACTTGCTCGGCGCCGCCGTGCGCTTCGACCGTTCCACCGCCGTAGCGGTCGGGCTTCTCACCACGCTGCTCTTGATCTCGAAGCCGTGGATCCACGGGTTGATGCCGCGCGTGCGCCGTGTCGACCTGACGTCGACGCTCCAGGTGCTCATCCTGTTGGCGGTCGTCATTCCGCTGTTGCCCGACCTCGCGGTCGACCCGTGGGGCGCGGTGGTGCCGCGCGAAATCGGCTGGTTCGTGTTGCTCATCGGCGGGATCAGCTACGTGGGCTACTTTTTCACCCGGATCCTGGGCGAACGCCGCGGTGCGGGGATCATGGGCGTGGTCGGCGGGCTGTCGAGTTCGACCGCGCTCACGACGGCAATGAGCCAGCAGGCTCGCGCGAACCCGGCCGCGATCCCGGCGGGGCAGCTCGCGACATTCGTCGCCAATACGATGATGTTCGGGCGCGTACTCGCAGTGGCGGCGGTGATCGCGCCGGAGCTGGCTCGCGAACTCGCGCCGTCGATGGTGGCGATGGGCGTCGTCACGCTCACGGGTGCCGCGTGGAGTTGGCGCGTGCTCGGCAATCGGACGCTCGGGTCGGAACAGACGGCCGCGCTGGCCAAATTGAAGAACCCGTTCGCTCTGCTGCCCGCGCTCCAGTGGGGCGCCATCATCGCGGTCATCCTGATCGCGGCCACGGTCGCGCACCAAGCGCTCGGCGACCGCGGCCTGTTCGTGGCGGCCGCCGTAGCCGGCGTGGCCGACGTGGACGCGATCACGCTCGCCGCGAGCCGCCACGTCACCGCCGCGTCGATCTCCAGCGACTCGGCCGCGACGGCGGTGACGATCGCCGTCGTGGCCAACACGATCTTCAAGGGGTCAGTGGCGCTCGCGATCGGTCGCCGCGCGTTCGGCGACCGGATCGCCGCGGTGTTCGCGATCGCCATCGTTGTGGGGCTCGGCATCGCGGTGGCCCTGTAA